The genomic segment CATGCGTATCGAGCACGATCATTTAAGGGCGTCCCAGTCTTTAGTCCTCACCGGCTTTGTGGGATCCTTGTATCTCAACACAGTGCCGCGAAACGGCTTGAGTAACTCTTCAGGATCCTCTGCATACGGCGTAATCCTCAGAACCGGTGTTCCGCGATCGGTGATGAGCAGCTCTTTCCCGGTTTTTTCAACTTCCCGGAAATATTCCAAGGCCCGCGGCTTGAATTGAGATTTTGACACACATTTTTTCATTGGCGCCTCTGTGAGAAACCTACTAGGTCATATTAGCTAGTCATCTGGGGTTTTCAAGCGATGGCTTGATCCCCGTTATTTCCTTTCGCCCTCACCCCTGCTCTCTCAGCAAAATAATTTCCTGGCCCTCCTCTGGAGGTGGAACGACTCCCCTCAACTTGTCACCAGGCTTCGCAGCAGAGTCAGATTCTCCGCGTCCTCTTTCAGATCCGGCCCCTTCGGCGTCTCCAGGCACATCGGGATGCCCCAGAAGCGGCGGTCGTTCAGCAGCAGGCGAAATCCTTCCACGCCGATCTGCCCCTTGCCGATGTGCTCGTGGCGGTCCACGCGCGAATGGAATTCCTTTTTCGAGTCGTTGAGGTGAAACGCGGCGAGCAAGTTGATGCCGATCATCTCGTCGAATTCGCCGAAGGTCCGGTCGTAGCCGTCCTTGGTCCGGATGTCGTAGCCCGCGGCGAAAGCATGCTCGGTGTCGAAGCAGACGCGGAGCCGCTCGCTCTCTTTCGCGGCGTCGATGATATCGCGGATCTGCTCGAAGCGGTAGCCGAGGCAGCTCCCCTGTCCGGCGGTGATCTCCAGCGCGACTTTGACTTTGAATCCGGCGCACGCCGTATGGACTTCGTCCAACGAGCGCGCGATCGTCTGGATGCCTGCTTCTTCTCCCGCGCCGACGTGAGCGCCGGGATGCGCGATGAGGTTCGGCACGGACAACGTCTCGCAGCGCTCCATCTCGTCGATGAAGGCGCGGATCGACTTTTTTCTTAGCATCTCGTCGGGCGTGCCGAGGTTCAGCAAGTAAGAGTCGTGCGCCACCGCCGTGGCGATCCCCGTCTCTTTTTGATTGTGCTTGAAACTCTCGATCTCGTCTTTGCTATACGGCGCCGCCGCCCACTGGCGCGACGACTTGGTGAAAATCTGGATCACGTCGCAGGCGACTTTCTTGCCATGGAGGAACGCGTTGCCCACGCCGCCGGCGATCGACATCTGCGCGCCCAATAAAGGGCCAGTTAGGCGAGAGGCGGAAGGCGTGAGGCGTGAGTTGGAAACTTCAGGGATTTTCTCTCGCCTCATGCCTCAAGCCTCATGCCTCAGAGAAGTGCCTTTTCTCAACGAGCGGTAAGGAGATGCTGCCGGCGCTCAAAAGTCGGTCGTGGAATTTCCGCAGGTCGAAACTCGGCCCTAATTTCTCTTTTTCCCGCTCGCGCAGGCGGTTGATGATCGACCAGCCGAGCGCGTAGCCCATCGGGACGGCCGGCGACTGGCTGTACCAGTTGAGATCGCCCTCGGCTTGCGGACGCGGAAAGTGCAGCTCGCGCACCATCAAGTCCGCCGCTTCGTCGTAGGTCATCCGGCCGGTTTGCGTTTTCACGTCGATGATAATTCGCAGCGCGCGCCAGAGCCGGTCCTTCAGCATCACGAAGCGGTGCTCCACGGACTTCAAGAAACCCTGCTCCTGCATGAGCTGCTCGCAGTAGAGCGCCCAGCCCTCGTAGAAGACCGACGACTCGTTCATCAGCCGCGGCAAGGTGCAGGCCGCGGGAATCGAGTTGGCGACGGTGAACTGGAGATGGTGGCCGGGATAGCTTTCGTGCACGGAAGTGTTCTCCAGCCCGGTCCAGTTGTGCTCCCGGAGCAAATCGTCGTCGTTTACCGGGGTGACGTAATAGTACCCGACCTGCTCGGAGTCTTTCGG from the Candidatus Binatia bacterium genome contains:
- a CDS encoding deoxyribonuclease IV gives rise to the protein MRREKIPEVSNSRLTPSASRLTGPLLGAQMSIAGGVGNAFLHGKKVACDVIQIFTKSSRQWAAAPYSKDEIESFKHNQKETGIATAVAHDSYLLNLGTPDEMLRKKSIRAFIDEMERCETLSVPNLIAHPGAHVGAGEEAGIQTIARSLDEVHTACAGFKVKVALEITAGQGSCLGYRFEQIRDIIDAAKESERLRVCFDTEHAFAAGYDIRTKDGYDRTFGEFDEMIGINLLAAFHLNDSKKEFHSRVDRHEHIGKGQIGVEGFRLLLNDRRFWGIPMCLETPKGPDLKEDAENLTLLRSLVTS
- a CDS encoding type II toxin-antitoxin system prevent-host-death family antitoxin, giving the protein MKKCVSKSQFKPRALEYFREVEKTGKELLITDRGTPVLRITPYAEDPEELLKPFRGTVLRYKDPTKPVRTKDWDALK